TAAGAGCAATTATTCCAAGCTGCTGACGCTCAGCGCTCTTGCTACCGTACCTTGGCTGTTTTTAGCTCCTTTAAAACTTTTGAAAGCATTTAGCCCGCTTTCTTCCGAGATAGCTGTATTTTTTATTCTGATAGTTTGGGTTTGGACAGTAGTGTTGCAGGTTGTAGCTATTTCAAGGGCTTATGATATACCCAGCAAAAATGCTATCGGCATTATAATTATCCCTTTTTTGGGGTTTGTGGTTTATACGGTATGGATTTTTGACTTCTTTCTTAAGATTGCACAAATATCTACACTTTAAACTTTTGCAATTATATCAATATAAAGTTACAATAGGGTTATGAGAGTTAGATTTTTTGTTTATATATTAATGTTATTGCTTTTTGTCCAAAACCACCTAATGGCGGAAGAGATAAATTTTATCCCTGCAGCAGCAGGTTTATCAAAGCTTACGGTTTTACGTTCCGCTCCGATGCTCTATCGGCCTAATAAACTTTTTACAGGACAGGATGCTGTTTTTAAAGTAAAAGCGGCGCCCGATTCTTTTGTAGTATTGGTGCTTGATTATGAGTTTGAACCTCAGTCTGTCGCATATGAGTCAAAAACCAATGCAGCAGGGTTATGTACATTTAGAATACCAATGAACGTGGCTAAAGAATATGTCGGTAGAACTGTAAAAGTAGAGGCTATGGTTTGGAAAAATGAAGATAAGAGCGATATAGTCAAGGCGCAGCCACTTGATTCTACCGGTAATACTGCTGCTTCCGCGAGAATTGTTATATCCGACGGCGGGGCAAAGGGTGTCGTATTCAGCCCGTCAAGAGGCTTGAATGAATATATAATTAATAGTGATTACGATGAGGATAGTAATTTTGATTTGTCTAAAAATAAAATTTATAATGACTCTACTCCCGCTTATGTGAAAAATATGAGAGATGCGCAAGATAATGTCAAACAAAAAACACCTTAAAATACTCATAATCCCGCTGGATGACAGGCCTGTCAGCTATGATTTGCCCAAAAATACCGCTTCTTTTATTCGGGGGACAGAAATTTTTATTCCGCCAAAGTCGATGTTAGGCTCTTTAACTAAAACAGCGGATACAGATGCGATTTTAAATTGGATAAAAGACACTATTGATAACAATCAGATTGATGTTATTCTGCTAAGCCTTGATACCATTGCTTACGGAGGGTTAATTCCTTCAAGAAGAATTGTGCTGGGCTTTGATGAAATAAAATCAAGAATAGACAAATGTACCTCGATTTTTGAAAACCTTGCGTATACCCCTAAGGTTTATGCCTTTTCAAGCATTATGAGAATTTCCAATAATAATATAAACGAAGAGGAAAAAACTTACTGGGATAAGTACGGTGAAAAGATATTTAAGTACTCATATTTAACCCATAAAATGGTTTCTGATTATGACCATATTATAGAGAATGAGCTGGTAGAACTTGCGCAGACTATTCCGTTTGAGGTTGTTGAAGATTATCTCAATACAAGAAAACGTAATTTTGAAATAAATCTATATTACCTTGAACTTGCTCAGAAAAGTTTGTTTGATTATTTGGTTTTTTCACAGGATGATACGGCACAATATGGCTTTAATGTTGAAGAAAAAGACCTTTTAAATAAACAAATACAATCCTATAATTTGCAAAATGTGCAGATTAAAACAGGTGCGGACGAAATTATAACCGCTCTTTTGTCAAGGGCTGTTGTGGAATTTTACGGTAAAGAAAAAATTAAAATTTGCCCTGTGTTTTTTAACGAAGAGGCAAAGAAAATTATTTCAAGGTACGAGGATATAGACATAGAAACCTCGGTTAAATCGCAAATTGAAATTTGCGGCGGCAAAGCCGTTTGTGAAAATTATGATTTAACACTGGTTGTCAACGCCCCCGGCAAAATTCAGGATGATATTTGTCTTGGAATTTTAGAGGATACGCTTGAGCATAATCAGGCG
The genomic region above belongs to Candidatus Gastranaerophilales bacterium and contains:
- a CDS encoding YIP1 family protein, with the protein product MNEFFEKFYDILFAPSKVFESISYDKPYKMPLLVVLLTSSVVFLTNIKVTFTPFELLGLTGSWLSAVIYWLFFCLFVNLCAQMFNLKSNYSKLLTLSALATVPWLFLAPLKLLKAFSPLSSEIAVFFILIVWVWTVVLQVVAISRAYDIPSKNAIGIIIIPFLGFVVYTVWIFDFFLKIAQISTL
- a CDS encoding DUF4127 family protein, which gives rise to MRKIMSNKKHLKILIIPLDDRPVSYDLPKNTASFIRGTEIFIPPKSMLGSLTKTADTDAILNWIKDTIDNNQIDVILLSLDTIAYGGLIPSRRIVLGFDEIKSRIDKCTSIFENLAYTPKVYAFSSIMRISNNNINEEEKTYWDKYGEKIFKYSYLTHKMVSDYDHIIENELVELAQTIPFEVVEDYLNTRKRNFEINLYYLELAQKSLFDYLVFSQDDTAQYGFNVEEKDLLNKQIQSYNLQNVQIKTGADEIITALLSRAVVEFYGKEKIKICPVFFNEEAKKIISRYEDIDIETSVKSQIEICGGKAVCENYDLTLVVNAPGKIQDDICLGILEDTLEHNQADLLAGYLAGNANKTMIADIKNANGADNYLIDKLFGLGHIDLYGYSAWNTTGNTLGSLIAMGIVRFLAEKIDLFDREKFDEMMITRFLDDWAYQANVRAIIRQENNPDAVDGEMLPFEQRLASFLNFNKKVSYSFPWNRIFEIEVVLD